The Trichoderma atroviride chromosome 5, complete sequence genome contains a region encoding:
- a CDS encoding uncharacterized protein (EggNog:ENOG41~TransMembrane:10 (i62-79o117-138i150-170o176-196i208-227o239-259i307-331o343-363i372-393o399-422i)) — protein sequence MQQDSHSADHSMNMEPRDMEAVDETKIDGAEEIEKVEEDAANMKPSNDPFTPEEEKRLIRKLDFWIVPLMMVTYTLQSYDKGVMSAATQFNFNADLKLTTIVGHEPNGTPITNNQKYANASMIFYIGYLVGTYPMMFLSQHYSTSRVVSCATFLWGVVLMSTAGCFNYAGIMLNRFFLGFLESAVAPSFTVLVTFWWTREEQALRTGFWYSCVGVATAISPLINYGLGQIHSSLPSWKPIFLILGSVTVLWSIVLFFFLPDNPMTSKHLTDAERLIAIRRLERNNAGTINHEFNKDQFFEAFRDYKLYSCFFIVLLTGVPSGAIGTFGTIVINGFGFDHFDSLALTCPIGAITAISILLSGYITRKWNNTRYLLIVVCGLISIAGTLICWFGPRDNRGLLFAGIFLIAVQVASGGLAVSLAASNMAGHTSKFSPPLIL from the exons ATGCAGCAAGACAGCCACTCAGCAGATCACTCTATGAACATGGAGCCTCGCGATAtggaagctgttgatgaaACAAAGATTGATGGGGcggaggagattgaaaaggtcgaggaagatgctgccaaTATGAAACCGAGTAATGATCCATTTACTCccgaggaagagaagcgacTTATACGCAAACTCGATTTCTG GATCGTCCCCCTCATGATGGTAACATATACGCTGCAAAGCTACGACAAGGGCGTCATGAGTGCTGCGACGCAGTTCAACTTCAATGCAGATCTGAAGCTTACCACGATTGTTGGTCATGAGCCTAATGGGActcccatcaccaacaaccaAAAATACGCCAATGCGTCGATGATTTTCTACATTGGATACCTCGTTGGCACATATCCCATGATGTTTCTGTCACAACACTACTCAACGTCGCGCGTGGTGTCGTGTGCGACTTTCTTGTGGGGAGTTGTCCTCATGTCTACGGCCGGATGCTTCAACTATGCGGGCATCATGCTGAACCGCTTCTTTCTTGGCTTCCTCGAATCGGCTGTCGCGCCCTCATTCACTGTCCTGGTCACTTTTTGGTGGACGAGAGAGGAGCAGGCTTTGAGAACCGGTTTCTGGTACAGCTGTGTGGGCGTTGCCACGGCCATCTCTCCGCTTATCAATTACGGCCTGGGCCAGATTcattcatctcttccttccTGGAAgcccatcttcctcatcctcggcaGCGTCACGGTTCTATGGTCCattgttctcttctttttccttccagACAATCCCATGACCAGCAAGCATTTGACCGACGCTGAGAGACTCATCGCCATTCGTCGGCTGGAGCGAAACAACGCTGGTACCATCAACCACGAATTCAACAAGGACCAGTTTTTCGAGGCTTTCCGCGACTACAAGCTCtacagctgcttcttcatcgtgcTTCTTACCGGTGTGCCATCAGGTGCTATTGGAACTTTTGGAACCATTGTCATCAACGGCTTCGGCTTTGACCACTTTGACTCCCTGGCTCTCACATGCCCCATTGGCGCGATTACCGCCATCTCTATCCTTCTTTCAGGCTACATCACGCGGAAATGGAATAATACGCGCTATCTACTCATTGTCGTCTGCGGCTTAATCTCTATTGCCGGAACTCTCATCTGTTGGTTTGGGCCCCGCGACAACCGAGGGCTGTTGTTTGCGGGCATTTTCCTGATTGCCGTGCAAGTTGCCTCTGGTGGTCTTGCGGTTTCTCTAGCAGCATCAAACATGGCAGGCCATACTAGTAAGTTCTCTCCTCCACTTATATTGTAA
- a CDS encoding uncharacterized protein (EggNog:ENOG41~SECRETED:SignalP(1-15)) — MLWLKAAFLTGLVEALVITKGSSLIPLEGCLKALPRGQALGKVANITITSGGLSRYYLISIPPTYRAEVPTPAILSYHGGNRNPEDQLELDQLTNPKFNTDTFVIYPQGFNETWQGVPGVKINDVQFTTDILNHVQSQYCIDPSRIYATGKSDGGGFCNVLACDPVMSHRIAAFAPVSGAYYIDTLPCEPDTVPIPCQPGRNDIPLLEFHGGNDTTISYDGGERKNECLPSIPHFIQQWAVRDGLGLHNVTTKVASNTISYKFGTGVHFGMVEHVYDATIGHDWPSTEPNPDNLAVGHHVASFNATPMIMEFFKQHPLNFWDLVSEV; from the exons ATGTTGTGGCTCAAGGCTGCATTCTTAACTGGGTTGGTTGAAGCCTTGGTGATAACCAAGGGCTCTTCGCTAATCCCACTAGAAGGATGTCTTAAAGCTTTACCTCGTGGCCAAGCGCTTGGGAAAGTTGCCAACATAACGATTACAAGCGGCGGATTGTCGCGCTACTATCTCATCTCCATTCCACCAACCTACCGGGCAGAGGTTCCAACGCCTGCCATCTTGTCGTACCATGGTGGCAACCGAAATCCTGAGGATCAACTAGAATTGGATCAATTGACGAATCCCAAATTTAACACGGATACGTTTGTAATCTATCCCCAAGGTTTCAAT GAAACATGGCAAGGCGTTCCGGGCGTCAAGATAAACGACGTTCAGTTCACCACAGACATCCTCAACCATGTCCAGAGCCAATATTGTATTGACCCTTCCCGTATCTATGCAACCGGAAAGTCGGACGGCGGTGGCTTCTGCAATGTCTTGGCCTGCGACCCCGTAATGTCTCACCGCATTGCAGCGTTTGCCCCGGTCTCTGGGGCTTACTACATCGATACGCTGCCCTGCGAGCCCGATACTGTGCCCATCCCGTGCCAGCCTGGCAGAAACGACATTCCACTTCTTGAATTCCATGGCGGCAACGACACAACAATCAGTtacgacggcggcgagcgCAAGAACGAATGTCTCCCATCGATTCCGCACTTCATTCAACAATGGGCTGTGCGAGACGGACTTGGCCTACACAATGTCACAACCAAGGTGGCGTCGAACACTATATCATACAAGTTTGGAACGGGAGTCCACTTTGGCATGGTCGAACATGTATATGATGCAACCATCGGACACGATTGGCCGAGTACTGAACCAAATCCGGATAACCTAGCCGTGGGACATCATGTTGCGAGCTTCAATGCCACCCCGATGATTATGGAATTCTTCAAGCAGCACCCTTTAAACTTTTGGGATCTGGTTTCTGAAGTTTAG
- a CDS encoding uncharacterized protein (EggNog:ENOG41) produces MTTGSCYCGKIKIEFTGEPERKAICHCSNCRHYTGSMFSNNYVIPSDRFKVFGDPKEISKIADSGKLIVNCFCGDCGTTMYRWGDAFGGKEGMRIIQSGILDDKNIIDDFRPDLEMFTEDRVKWIVVIDGLAQHEKMPQS; encoded by the exons ATGACGACGGGAAGCTGTTATTGtggaaaaataaaaattgaGTTCACAGGTGAGCCTGAAAGGAAG GCGATATGCCATTGCTCAAATTGCCGTCATTACACAGGCAGTATGTTTAGCAACAATTATGTCATTCCGAGTGATCGATTCAAAGTTTTCGGTGATCCAAAGGAAATTTCGAAAATTGCCGATAGTGGGAAACTAATCGTGAACTGCTTCTGCGGCGACTGTG GAACCACAATGTACCGGTGGGGTGACGCTTTCGGAGGCAAGGAAGGGATGAGAATCATTCAGTCCGGGATTTTGGATGACAAAAACATCATAGACGATTTTCGACCGGATCTTGAAATGTTTACTGAGGATCGGGTGAAGTGGATTGTTGTTATTGACGGGCTTGCTCAGCATGAGAAGATGCCTCAGTCGTAG
- a CDS encoding uncharacterized protein (EggNog:ENOG41) → MSDSLPSPSTTPDGLEPRFSLPSTTPRSSKTSIAIGGVIIYVYGLEELKQKSGVDVGVLYLAHNRTRTYLVTEGIAHEILHRYRNDGRRKRIEMIAVTMNMRNHGDRQVSRDANLTWSGGNDNHAMDLISMISGATQDFKLVLDFLPAYLSQFTRFHNIMLGVSLGAHTAWRMALAAQGQIEAFGMVVGCPNLTSLLLERLGIDAAVFGVQGGRIRNS, encoded by the exons ATGTCAGACTCACTGCCTTCTCCAAGCACTACACCAGATGGCCTAGAACCACGATTCTCTCTTCCAAGCACGACTCCACGTTCCAGCAAAACATCCATCGCAATAGGTGGCGTGATCATCTATGTCTATGGTTTGGAGGAGCTCAAGCAAAAGTCCGGAGTGGACGTGGGAGTGCTGTATCTAGCTCACAACCGGACAAGAACGTACTTGGTGACAGAAGGCATTGCGCATGAGATATTGCATAGGTATAGGAATGacggaagaaggaaaagaattgAGATGATTGCTGTTACCATGAACATGAGGAACCATGGAGATCGACAA GTCAGTCGCGATGCAAATTTGACTTGGTCAGGTGGCAATGACAATCATGC CATGGACCTGATATCCATGATCTCCGGAGCCACCCAAGACTTCAAGCTCGTTCTCGATTTTTTACCAGCATATCTCTCTCAATTCACTCGATTCCACAACATCATGCTTGGCGTATCACTAGGGGCCCACACAGCTTGGCGCATGGCCCTGGCCGCACAAGGCCAAATCGAGGCTTTCGGAATGGTTGTCGGGTGTCCAAACCTGACGTCTCTCCTCCTCGAGCGTCTAGGCATCGACGCCGCAGTATTTGGCGTACAGGGGGGAAGAATTAGAAACAGTTGA
- a CDS encoding uncharacterized protein (EggNog:ENOG41), with product MESGDGTFVSRLSSSNAWGTDNAGVVAPRNRSRVACQGCNQRKVRCDVVHSGGNPCSNCQRDGGSCVVLPRKKHRPRRKKGEVLALRDINRDGSGTLHSKTAPGRMLEHHIDATQDDDYGQAVTEAVSTEDTSITYIGDRRGPRHSVYDLCHPESPEESLHMLSSISAAISHKPHELEYMRLQGVFSKLPDDVCDELVRCYFQHVHFFLPIIDAPAFLNEYCSNGSRNVSLLLYWSMLLAAANFVDTDVLQKAGFTSRKAMKTAMYERAKCLYDVDRGSEKLVLIQSVILLGFWYTDPQDHTGSWYWIGIAISLAQSIGLHRSSRLRGRAQKPLSTARESLMRRIWWACVVRDRWVSLARGRPMRIHSEDCDTPFPVAEDVLNELESVASPESAKFIPTDSRALTEMWIRLVKICDTLGNVVRVHYRVNGIIPTMAEIDKYAKELQALAQDDVISGDSSEELSIHAYQIDLLYQASIAILYRPYALSRSSSLPAGALAHWRQTATTRAREAASNTNGLLQSLIELDAIRYLKPMIITAMIPAMQIHLYDCKSANSLIRGLAENKLQLHMLVLSNLRGTYWSADVMYRLFERAQTILKKGNLQTSKREKNSDHQLNRVATSRSINGQSFIQVQQELQLQPPPAPQQPQPDGISMLMTPETSMMMSDQQPANQWFSESPQFSDVDHLLSPGFYLSEDVLPDFVLGYENSAVYGPLVVGSSKMTDEML from the exons ATGGAATCTGGGGATGGCACTTTTGTCTCtcggctcagcagcagcaacgcaTGGGGTACCGACAATGCGGGCGTAGTTGCTCCGCGAAATCGCTCACGCGTTGCCTGCCAGGGCTGTAACCAGCGAAAAGTGCGTTGCGATGTGGTTCACAGTGGCGGTAATCCGTGTTCAAACTGCCAACGCGATGGGGGGTCTTGCGTCGTTCTTCCTCGGAAAAAGCATCG GCctcgaagaaaaaaaggcgaaGTACTTGCGTTACGGGATATAAACCGAGATGGGTCTGGAACTTTACACTCAAAGACTGCCCCTGGCAGAATGCTAGAGCACCATATTGATGCAACGCAAG ATGATGATTATGGCCAAGCTGTGACGGAGGCTGTTTCGACAGAAGACACCTCAATTACTTACATCG GTGATAGACGAGGCCCGCGTCACTCTGTATATGACCTTTGTCACCCCGAATCTCCTGAAGAGTCTTTGCATATGCTCTCTAGTATATCCGCGGCAATATCTCACAAACCTCACGAGCTGGAATACATGCGCCTCCAGGGCGTCTTTTCCAAACTTCCAGACGATGTGTGCGACGAGCTAGTGCGATGCTACTTTCAGCATGTCCACTTCTTCCTCCCTATCATCGATGCTCCTGCGTTTCTCAACGAGTATTGTAGTAATGGTTCCCGCAACGTGAGCTTGCTGCTGTATTGGAGCATGCTCTTGGCCGCAGCAAAT TTTGTTGATACAGACGTCTTGCAAAAGGCAGGTTTCACCAGTAGGAAGGCCATGAAAACCGCCATGTATGAACGTGCCAAA TGTCTCTACGATGTCGACCGAGGAAGTGAAAAGCTAGTTCTCATCCAGTCAGTCATTCTATTGGGGTTTTGGTATACCGACCCCCAAGACCACACTGGATCCTGGTATTGGATAGGGATTGCCATTTCTCTAGCCCAAAGCATTGGCCTCCACAGATCTTCTCGCCTGAGAGGGCGTGCACAGAAGCCTCTTTCGACTGCACGAGAATCTCTGATGCGGCGCATATGGTGGGCATGCGTTGTCAGAGATCGATGGGTATCTTTGGCTCGGGGGCGTCCAATGCGCATTCACAGTGAAGATTGCGATACACCATTTCCTGTGGCAGAGGACGTTTTGAACGAGCTAGAATCTGTTGCAAGCCCAGAGAGCGCCAAGTTTATCCCCACCGACTCGAGAGCTCTGACTGAGATGTGGATCCGGCTTGTGAAGATATGCGATACTCTGGGAAACGTTGTGAGAGTTCATTATCGTGTGAATGGGATAATACCTACGATGGCGGAGATTGACAAATATGCAAAAGAGCTACAAGCGCTGGCGCAAGACGACGTCATCTCGGGCGATTCTAGTGAAGAGCTGAGCATTCATGCATATCAGATCGATTTGCTTTACCA AGCTTCAATCGCAATACTTTATAGGCCTTACGCCTTGAGTCGATCCAGCTCTCTTCCAGCTGGAGCACTTGCACACTGGCGACAAACGGCTACTACCAGAGCTCGTGAAGCTGCATCAAATACGAATGGGCTGTTGCAGAGCCTCATTGAGCTTGACGCTATACGATACTTGAAGCCAATGAT AATCACGGCAATGATACCGGCTATGCAGATTCATCTGTACGATTGCAAATCTGCCAACTCTCTAATCCGCGGCCTCGCAGAGAACAAACTCCAGCTGCATATGCTGGTGCTCTCAAATCTGAGAGGGACGTACTGGAGCGCAGATGTCATGTATCGACTGTTTGAGCGAGCTCAGACCATCCTCAAGAAGGGAAATTTACAAACGTCAAAACGGGAAAAGAACTCGGACCATCAGCTCAATCGAGTGGCTACATCTAGAAGCATCAACGGCCAGAGTTTTATCCAGGTTCAACAGGAATTGCAGCTacaaccaccaccagcgccaCAACAGCCCCAACCAGATGGAATCTCCATGCTCATGACACCGGAAACttcaatgatgatgagtgaccagcagccagcgaACCAGTGGTTTAGCGAATCGCCGCAGTTTAGCGATGTCGACCATTTACTCAGCCCGGGATTTTACCTCTCCGAAGATGTTCTTCCGGATTTTGTTCTGGGCTACGAAAACAGTGCCGTGTATGGTCCACTTGTTGTAGGATCGAGCAAGATGACTGACGAGATGCTATAA
- a CDS encoding uncharacterized protein (EggNog:ENOG41): MNEQQRRRWPRALAELTRKDDKRILEEFPTDIPVFMCNGEYDKLVPSRYTSAWLERRKAMLSGDVSSNQSKARLFVQENTGHSCTKEMVAMLADWLGGLI; encoded by the coding sequence ATgaacgagcagcagcgaagaCGGTGGCCACGAGCGCTGGCCGAACTGACTCGCAAAGACGACAAGAGGATACTCGAAGAATTCCCTACCGATATACCAGTTTTTATGTGCAACGGCGAATACGACAAACTGGTTCCTTCGCGGTATACATCGGCATGgctggaaagaaggaaagccATGCTGAGTGGAGACGTGTCCTCGAACCAAAGCAAGGCCAGGCTGTTTGTGCAGGAAAACACGGGGCATAGCTGCACGAAAGAAATGGTGGCGATGCTGGCCGACTGGCTAGGGGGGcttatataa
- a CDS encoding uncharacterized protein (EggNog:ENOG41~SECRETED:SignalP(1-18)), producing MKIAVFPLLLLTLTFVSLYFHPHFHLVSDFFLSYVSHSQLLPTTSPPHPSFTLLATSLPHSSKSVTTSKDFSSASIHQIFRSSTRVHHRQLHLLNMPPSMSMLMASVNPCPNPHIPPIRFEFCDVLATSSVQDSQEHTIQAERALRAYWAQAANMTKIDQQEYIRLLKKGSFAVPKDAIADPSKHSLYNELSINPSWPKYVMLKAMYDQDTFNQRLLGKLEDNLKLVFGSLDIKDLTSIYHHAGLAKRKREQESESDDDQDIPSRIVKMQPPENSSAEKNTATTTRAQRPQYGTQRVVAPKSRGINIEEALKNQNALLKRRCDALESSVADLQRKIDSSHLNLVVLLTTILEKVGQVAEDIDAIRGEFEWGS from the coding sequence ATGAAGATAGCAGtctttcctctccttcttctcaccTTGACCTTTGTTTCACTTTACTTTCACCCTCACTTCCACCTTGTGTCTGACTTCTTCCTTTCATACGTTTCACATTCGCAACTTCTTCCGACTACTTCTCCTCCACATCCTTCTTTCACGCTCCTTGCCACCTCTCTTCCACATTCTTCAAAGTCCGTCACCACGTCCAAAGACTTCTCCTCTGCATCAATCCATCAGATCTTCCGCTCATCTACCAGAGTCCATCACCGCCAACTGCATCTTCTCAACATGCCGCCCTCGATGAGCATGCTGATGGCATCGGTCAATCCATGCCCAAACCCTCATATCCCACCGATCAGATTTGAGTTCTGCGATGTCCTAGCGACATCCTCAGTCCAGGATTCTCAGGAGCACACGATTCAAGCTGAGCGAGCTCTACGGGCGTACTGGGCGCAGGCTGCCAACATGACGAAAATCGACCAGCAAGAGTACATTCGActgctgaagaagggctCCTTCGCTGTCCCAAAGGATGCAATTGCCGACCCCAGCAAACATTCGCTGTACAATGAGTTGTCCATCAAcccttcttggccaaaaTACGTGATGCTCAAGGCCATGTATGACCAAGACACCTTCAACCAAAGGCTCCTGGGCAAGCTTGAGGATAATCTCAAACTAGTCTTTGGTTCCCTCGACATCAAAGACCTCACCTCGATCTATCACCATGCAGGCCTCGCAAAGCGCAAACGCGAGCAAGAATCCGAGAGCGACGATGACCAAGATATTCCCAGCCGCATTGTCAAAATGCAGCCACCTGAAAACTCGTCTGCCGAGAAGAACACCGCTACTACGACTCGAGCCCAGCGTCCTCAATACGGTACGCAGAGAGTCGTCGCTCCTAAATCGCGCGGAATCAACATCGAAGAAGCCCTCAAAAATCAGAATGCGCTGCTCAAGAggcgatgcgatgcgctgGAATCTTCTGTGGCAGATCTCCAGCGCAAGATTGACTCGAGTCACCTCAACCTGGTCGTGCTGCTCACTACCATCTTGGAGAAAGTTGGTCAGGTGGCCGAAGATATCGATGCCATTAGAGGCGAATTTGAATGGGGATCCTGA
- a CDS encoding uncharacterized protein (EggNog:ENOG41~SECRETED:SignalP(1-18)), which translates to MKFTVATVVSLLAGSAIAAPTEMKANKAIDMSAGASPVANMRLADMFSKRQMAVLKVLSEHQQELGMSQAEKDMLDAFMAALHDEAAVNVKRQEPLPVPVSTPTSVPAAVTALTPAVNATLLGSLGSALDGVKPDDAGAPTDVVGAVGDAASGAADTAVDSATDVLSILKNIPGLAGLLGNATGALGGATAGLGSATSGLSGLTGGLGGLTGGLGGLTGGLGGLTGGLGGLLGGARRGGLLGGILIPGIL; encoded by the coding sequence ATGAAATTCACAGTCGCCACCGTCGTCTCCCTCCTCGCAGGCAGCGCAATTGCCGCGCCTACAGAGATGAAGGCCAACAAGGCAATCGACATGTCCGCAGGCGCCTCTCCCGTTGCCAACATGCGTCTGGCCGACATGTTCAGCAAGCGCCAGATGGCCGTGCTCAAGGTCCTCTCGGAGCACCAGCAGGAGCTGGGCATGAGCCAGGCGGAGAAGGACATGCTGGATGCCTTTATGGCTGCGCTCCATGACGAGGCTGCTGTTAATGTCAAGAGACAAGAGCCACTTCCGGTTCCAGTTTCTACTCCGACTTCCGTCCCGGCTGCGGTTACGGCTCTTACTCCTGCCGTTAATGCCACTCTTCTGGGCAGCCTTGGAAGTGCTTTGGACGGGGTCAAAcctgatgatgctggagctccGACTGACGTCGTCGGCGCGGTTGGAGATGCTGCgtctggcgctgctgatACTGCTGTCGATTCGGCCACGGATGTGCTCAGCATCTTGAAGAATATCCCGGGCTTGGCGGGTCTGCTGGGAAATGCGACGGGTGCTCTTGGGGGAGCTACCGCTGGGCTGGGATCTGCGACTTCTGGGCTTTCTGGACTTACTGGCGGCCTTGGAGGATTGACTGGAGGATTGGGAGGACTGACTGGAGGATTGGGGGGTTTGACGGGTGGTCTTGGAGGACTGCTTGGCGGTGCTCGCAGGGGCGGCCTTTTGGGCGGCATTCTCATCCCAGGCATTTTGTAA